Proteins encoded within one genomic window of Haladaptatus sp. QDMS2:
- a CDS encoding PH domain-containing protein — MSDLDWLVPDAGEEVLWSGHPRLTTVLPAMVIGALLVGGFGAAGFAFNEPLLAIPALLGFLIAGAAYLLVVNTEFVVTNVGLYRKTGVFSRNVRRVSLSRVQNSAFSQGLLGSIFGYGSVGVEAAGGGSIRFSNIENPRDVRALVDTYAGADDIPGTLDQWQAVLEEVRGLRAAFEARS, encoded by the coding sequence ATGAGCGACCTCGATTGGCTCGTCCCCGACGCAGGTGAGGAAGTCCTGTGGTCGGGCCATCCACGACTCACGACGGTGCTTCCGGCGATGGTCATCGGAGCGCTTCTCGTCGGCGGATTTGGCGCGGCTGGATTCGCATTCAACGAACCGCTGCTCGCCATTCCGGCACTGCTTGGATTCCTCATCGCAGGCGCTGCCTACCTGTTGGTCGTGAACACCGAGTTCGTCGTGACGAACGTCGGCCTGTACCGGAAAACCGGCGTCTTCTCGCGGAACGTCCGTCGGGTCTCGCTCTCGCGTGTCCAGAACAGTGCGTTCAGCCAGGGCCTCCTCGGGTCTATTTTCGGCTACGGGTCGGTCGGCGTCGAGGCCGCCGGTGGCGGGTCGATTCGATTTTCGAACATCGAAAATCCCCGCGACGTGCGGGCGCTGGTCGATACGTACGCTGGAGCAGACGACATTCCCGGAACGCTCGACCAGTGGCAAGCGGTGCTCGAAGAAGTTCGCGGCCTGCGAGCGGCGTTCGAGGCGCGGTCGTAG
- a CDS encoding pyridoxal phosphate-dependent aminotransferase has translation MKFADRVKRVEPSATLAISNLASELAADGVDVVNLSVGEPDFPTPENVIQAGKDAMDAGHTGYPPSNGIPQLKRAIKQKLDADGLDYATDEIIVTPGAKQALYETVNTLVQDGDEVVLLDPAWVSYEAMVKLAGGDLKRVDLAPYDFQLEPGLSDLAETVSDDTDLLIVNSPSNPTGAVYSDAALEGVRDLAVEHDFTVISDEIYDEITYEGVEQTSLGTLDGMEDRTVTVNGFSKAFSMTGWRLGYLAAPKSLIDEAGKLHSHSVSGATHFVQYAGVEALENTSEAVEEMRAAFEERRDFLVDLLADHGVDVAVPQGAFYMMVPVDDDDSAWCEGAIQEAHVATVPGSAFNAPGYARISYANSKERLEEAVTRLADAGYL, from the coding sequence ATGAAATTCGCAGACAGAGTGAAACGTGTCGAACCGAGCGCGACCCTTGCTATCTCCAACCTCGCCTCCGAACTGGCGGCAGACGGCGTGGACGTCGTGAACCTGAGCGTCGGCGAACCCGACTTCCCGACCCCCGAGAACGTGATTCAGGCGGGCAAGGACGCGATGGACGCCGGCCACACCGGTTACCCGCCGTCGAACGGGATTCCACAGCTCAAACGAGCGATAAAGCAGAAACTCGACGCAGACGGCCTCGACTACGCCACGGACGAAATCATCGTCACGCCCGGCGCGAAACAGGCGCTCTACGAGACGGTGAACACGCTCGTTCAGGACGGCGACGAAGTCGTGCTGCTCGACCCCGCGTGGGTCAGCTACGAGGCGATGGTCAAACTCGCTGGTGGCGACCTGAAGCGCGTCGACCTCGCCCCGTACGACTTCCAGCTCGAACCCGGCCTCTCAGACCTCGCGGAGACCGTCTCCGACGACACCGACCTGCTCATCGTCAACTCCCCGAGCAACCCGACGGGCGCGGTGTACTCGGACGCCGCCCTCGAAGGCGTCCGCGACCTCGCCGTCGAACACGACTTCACCGTCATCTCCGACGAAATCTACGACGAAATCACCTACGAGGGCGTCGAACAGACCAGTCTCGGAACTCTCGACGGAATGGAAGACCGCACTGTCACGGTAAACGGGTTCTCGAAGGCGTTCTCGATGACCGGGTGGCGACTCGGCTACCTCGCCGCGCCGAAATCCCTCATCGACGAGGCGGGCAAACTTCACTCTCACTCGGTGTCTGGGGCGACCCACTTCGTCCAGTACGCCGGCGTCGAAGCCCTCGAAAACACGTCTGAGGCGGTCGAAGAGATGCGTGCGGCCTTCGAAGAACGCCGCGACTTCCTCGTCGACCTCCTCGCAGACCACGGCGTCGACGTCGCCGTCCCGCAGGGTGCCTTCTACATGATGGTTCCCGTGGACGACGACGATTCGGCCTGGTGTGAGGGCGCGATTCAGGAAGCCCACGTCGCGACGGTTCCGGGGAGTGCGTTCAATGCACCCGGCTACGCCCGCATCTCCTACGCGAACAGCAAGGAACGACTGGAAGAAGCCGTCACCCGCCTCGCGGACGCGGGCTACCTCTAA
- the ribH gene encoding 6,7-dimethyl-8-ribityllumazine synthase, with protein sequence MVTLGLVVAQFNRAITSKMEELAREAAAERGADIAATLAVPGAYDTPLAADRLARRDDIDAVAVLGCIITGETSHDEVIGNAAAQKLTDVSIDRDTPVTLGIAGPGMTADEARARTDMGAHAVTGALDLVEELQ encoded by the coding sequence ATGGTAACGCTTGGGCTGGTGGTCGCGCAGTTCAACCGCGCGATTACGTCGAAGATGGAGGAGTTGGCCCGTGAGGCCGCAGCAGAGCGCGGCGCGGACATCGCAGCAACCCTCGCCGTTCCCGGGGCGTACGATACGCCGCTCGCGGCGGACCGACTCGCCCGTCGCGACGACATCGACGCCGTCGCGGTGCTCGGCTGTATCATCACCGGTGAGACGAGCCACGACGAAGTCATCGGCAACGCCGCCGCCCAGAAACTCACGGACGTGAGCATCGACCGCGACACGCCGGTCACGCTCGGCATCGCCGGGCCGGGGATGACGGCGGACGAGGCCCGAGCACGTACCGACATGGGTGCCCACGCGGTCACGGGCGCTCTCGACCTCGTGGAGGAACTACAATGA
- a CDS encoding flippase activity-associated protein Agl23, producing the protein MATVDDPRSRSDDRRRLFFALVAIAAVALIARLIFLGDRVAHWDEGRVAYWTLRYAKTGVWEYRPIVHGPFLFHVNKYVFTLLGPTDFAMRLVVAIVGGLLPLTAWNFREHLRDLEVGVLGALLAFNPLLLYYSRFMRNDLLVAAFMFVALGFFARAYDTGKHRYFYVGVLAFALAFTTKESAILYPVCWAGAAALLLDHRLFRARDRLPHSWKQEVVDYGFWLRDVLRAWAIPLVVGLVEFFVVIVVFYAPRVGGDGVGFDTMFSNPALLPAVVERATVGSWETFYGLWIAGGHQDHAYLPYLGDFIETLAFGAGPLVLFAVIGFIADRYSREGPRDLVALAAYWGFVSILGYPIVTDIMAPWATINAIVPLAIPAAVGVALILRWGREAFEDEDMVSVGLTAMLIIFVAGFTVGTAVDVAYLNSASEENKELLQWAQPHNEIRPTLEKISAISENHDDGPDVLFYGTTPPGSSEERFYVSNESSTLYAPPGGPSWHTRLPLPWYFEADGAQVTSTKPGTDPESIEDMPPVVIAYEWDREELEPHLEGYTAYEHEFRLWADTIVIFVDESQLQ; encoded by the coding sequence ATGGCAACGGTTGACGACCCCCGCTCTCGCTCTGACGACCGCCGGAGATTGTTCTTCGCGCTCGTCGCCATCGCCGCCGTCGCACTCATCGCGCGTCTCATTTTCCTCGGCGACCGCGTCGCCCACTGGGACGAAGGCCGCGTGGCGTACTGGACGCTTCGCTACGCAAAGACCGGCGTCTGGGAGTACCGCCCCATCGTCCACGGGCCGTTCCTCTTTCACGTGAACAAGTACGTGTTCACGCTGCTCGGGCCGACGGACTTCGCAATGCGCCTCGTCGTCGCCATCGTCGGCGGCCTGCTCCCGCTCACCGCGTGGAACTTCCGCGAGCACCTTCGCGACCTCGAAGTCGGCGTCCTCGGGGCGCTCCTCGCGTTCAACCCACTCCTGCTCTACTACTCGCGGTTCATGCGCAACGACCTGCTCGTCGCCGCGTTCATGTTCGTCGCCCTCGGCTTCTTCGCCCGCGCTTACGACACTGGCAAACACCGGTATTTCTACGTCGGCGTCCTCGCGTTCGCCCTCGCCTTCACCACGAAAGAGAGCGCGATTCTCTACCCCGTTTGCTGGGCCGGCGCGGCCGCCCTTTTGCTCGACCATCGGCTCTTCCGTGCTCGCGACCGCTTGCCCCACTCGTGGAAGCAGGAAGTCGTCGATTACGGCTTCTGGCTTCGTGACGTGCTCCGGGCGTGGGCCATCCCCCTCGTCGTCGGCCTCGTCGAGTTTTTCGTCGTCATCGTCGTGTTCTACGCGCCGCGCGTCGGCGGCGACGGCGTCGGGTTCGACACGATGTTCTCGAATCCTGCGCTCCTGCCAGCAGTCGTCGAACGGGCAACCGTCGGGTCGTGGGAAACCTTCTACGGCCTCTGGATTGCTGGCGGCCATCAGGACCACGCCTACCTGCCGTACCTCGGCGACTTCATCGAAACGCTCGCGTTCGGGGCCGGCCCGCTCGTGCTGTTCGCCGTCATTGGATTCATCGCAGACCGCTACTCCCGTGAGGGGCCACGCGACCTCGTCGCACTCGCGGCGTACTGGGGATTCGTCTCGATTCTCGGCTACCCCATCGTCACCGACATCATGGCACCGTGGGCGACCATCAACGCCATCGTCCCTCTCGCCATTCCGGCAGCGGTGGGCGTGGCGCTCATCCTCCGTTGGGGCCGGGAAGCCTTCGAAGATGAGGACATGGTAAGCGTCGGCCTGACGGCGATGCTCATCATCTTCGTCGCCGGATTTACCGTCGGCACCGCCGTGGACGTGGCGTACCTCAACTCCGCGAGCGAGGAGAACAAGGAACTCCTCCAGTGGGCCCAGCCACACAACGAGATTCGCCCGACGCTGGAGAAAATCTCCGCCATCTCTGAGAACCACGACGATGGGCCTGACGTGCTGTTCTACGGGACGACACCGCCGGGCAGTTCGGAGGAACGCTTCTACGTCTCGAACGAATCGAGCACGCTATACGCGCCTCCCGGCGGCCCGTCGTGGCACACGCGCCTCCCATTGCCGTGGTACTTCGAGGCCGACGGCGCACAGGTGACGAGCACGAAGCCCGGAACCGACCCCGAGTCCATCGAGGACATGCCACCAGTCGTCATCGCCTACGAATGGGACCGCGAGGAGTTAGAACCGCACCTCGAAGGCTACACGGCCTACGAACACGAGTTCCGCCTCTGGGCCGACACCATCGTCATCTTCGTCGACGAGTCGCAACTCCAGTAA
- a CDS encoding flippase activity-associated protein Agl23, which yields MTTQRHDSRLFLVVTGVVVVALALRLFTLGDRIAHWDEARVAYWILDYLRTGNYTYRPIIHGPFLQQVNRVVFALIGPSDFAMRLPVAMLGGLLPAAALLFRAHLDDWEVVALSLWLAFTPVLLYYSRFMRGDLPVAAFSLIAVGFFVRTLDTGRRRYLYAGVASLALAMTVKENVIVTIVTWVGAAVLLLDYRLLVARERDWTWPAVSAQGKQRLAALRPWTVPLALAAVELVAIITVFYAPRSGEGGPDFATALLNPGLLPGIVWEATVGSWISFYSLWVLGDLSEHAYVPYLVHFVETLAVGGGALTAFAVVGFVAARYRPEGHRELVSFFGYWGFVSILGYPIVTDIMAPWAIIHAVVPLSIPAAVGLVWFARAGRSAVAARDYRTAGLTAVILLLAVSQVTLGGVSQVYLQPQAEDNQLVQYGQPADDLRPTLNRIERVAAANDGVDVLYFGEFFYITNETSGSLPERDKWFNQLPLPWYTAMYDANVTSARNRTQFDPLFERERPPVIITIANDRGYVTRRIGVHEGSGYDEEIYRLRTFGTRTAFFVNESAVPRTEVVTFIPPPSKSPDN from the coding sequence ATGACAACCCAGCGTCACGATTCCCGACTGTTTCTCGTCGTCACCGGTGTCGTTGTCGTGGCGCTCGCACTCAGACTGTTTACCCTCGGTGACCGCATCGCCCACTGGGACGAAGCGCGCGTCGCCTACTGGATTCTCGACTATCTGCGCACAGGCAACTACACGTATCGTCCAATCATCCACGGCCCCTTCCTTCAGCAGGTAAACCGCGTCGTCTTCGCGCTCATCGGTCCCTCTGACTTCGCCATGCGGCTTCCCGTCGCGATGCTCGGCGGCCTCCTCCCGGCAGCAGCCCTGCTCTTTCGGGCCCATCTCGACGACTGGGAGGTCGTAGCGCTATCCCTCTGGCTGGCGTTTACGCCGGTCCTGCTCTACTACTCGCGGTTCATGCGCGGGGACCTCCCGGTCGCGGCTTTCTCGCTTATCGCGGTGGGTTTCTTCGTCCGCACACTCGATACTGGCCGTCGCCGCTACCTCTACGCGGGCGTCGCCAGCCTTGCGCTCGCGATGACGGTCAAAGAGAACGTCATCGTGACCATCGTGACGTGGGTCGGCGCGGCCGTCCTCCTCCTCGACTACAGACTGCTGGTCGCCCGCGAGCGTGACTGGACGTGGCCAGCCGTTTCTGCCCAAGGAAAACAGCGGCTCGCCGCGCTGCGACCGTGGACCGTCCCGCTCGCGCTTGCCGCCGTCGAACTCGTCGCCATCATCACCGTGTTCTACGCGCCGCGCTCTGGGGAGGGGGGACCTGACTTCGCAACCGCACTTTTGAACCCTGGATTGCTGCCCGGCATCGTCTGGGAAGCCACCGTCGGGTCGTGGATATCCTTTTACTCGCTGTGGGTGCTCGGCGACCTGAGTGAGCACGCCTACGTCCCCTACCTCGTCCACTTCGTCGAGACGCTCGCGGTGGGCGGTGGGGCACTCACCGCCTTCGCAGTCGTCGGCTTCGTCGCCGCCCGCTACCGTCCCGAGGGTCACCGCGAACTCGTCTCGTTTTTCGGCTACTGGGGATTCGTCTCGATTCTCGGCTACCCCATCGTCACCGACATCATGGCTCCGTGGGCCATCATCCACGCCGTCGTCCCGCTCTCGATCCCGGCGGCCGTCGGCCTCGTCTGGTTCGCCCGGGCCGGCCGGAGCGCGGTCGCCGCGAGGGACTATCGGACGGCTGGACTCACGGCGGTAATCCTCCTGCTGGCGGTCAGTCAGGTCACCCTCGGCGGCGTGAGTCAGGTGTACCTCCAGCCCCAGGCAGAGGACAACCAACTGGTGCAGTACGGCCAGCCGGCGGACGACCTGCGCCCGACGCTCAACCGCATCGAACGCGTGGCCGCAGCAAACGACGGCGTGGACGTTCTCTACTTCGGCGAGTTTTTCTACATCACGAACGAGACCAGCGGGTCACTCCCCGAACGCGATAAGTGGTTCAACCAGCTTCCGTTGCCGTGGTACACAGCCATGTACGACGCGAACGTCACCTCTGCGCGCAATCGAACCCAGTTCGATCCGTTGTTCGAGCGCGAGCGCCCACCGGTCATCATCACCATCGCGAACGACCGCGGCTACGTCACGCGGCGCATTGGTGTCCACGAGGGAAGCGGGTACGACGAGGAAATCTACCGCCTGCGAACCTTCGGGACGCGGACGGCGTTCTTCGTGAACGAGTCGGCCGTTCCGCGAACCGAGGTGGTAACGTTTATTCCACCTCCATCGAAATCGCCGGATAACTGA
- the purK gene encoding 5-(carboxyamino)imidazole ribonucleotide synthase, translating into MKLSLPGPTLGIVGGGQLGRMIGEAAAPLGVEVIVSDPTPDPPAAPTVRDTLVGDFDDPEAVRELARRADVLTFEIELADPDVLEDVREEFGVDVHPTPETLRMIQDKFVQNTRLADHGIPVPAFEAVEGPDDLRAVCEEFGYPAMVKARQGGYDGRGNLPVESPDHAETVLDEVGGDALVEEMVEFVREISVIAVKGKDEVATYTAGENVHEEEILRETVVPARAPDAVLDRAHDVAESVLEILEGRGVYGIELFETDDGEILVNEIAPRPHNSGHWTIEGAVTSQFEQHARAVLGWPLGSTALRCPTVSANILGDVDEPEPAELSGVEEALATPGVSLHWYGKREVRPLRKMGHLTLVDSPDSDTDDLLDRIRTVRDYLTFSQ; encoded by the coding sequence ATGAAACTCTCGTTACCCGGCCCGACGCTCGGCATCGTCGGCGGCGGCCAACTCGGGCGCATGATCGGTGAGGCGGCGGCCCCCCTCGGGGTCGAAGTCATCGTCTCCGACCCGACACCCGACCCGCCGGCCGCACCGACCGTCCGCGACACGCTCGTTGGCGACTTCGACGACCCGGAAGCGGTCCGCGAACTCGCCCGCCGCGCAGACGTCCTCACGTTCGAAATCGAACTCGCAGACCCGGACGTGCTGGAGGACGTCCGCGAGGAGTTTGGCGTCGACGTTCACCCGACGCCCGAGACCCTGCGCATGATTCAGGACAAGTTCGTCCAGAACACGCGCCTCGCAGACCACGGGATTCCCGTTCCGGCGTTCGAAGCCGTCGAAGGCCCAGACGACCTCCGTGCCGTGTGCGAGGAGTTCGGTTATCCCGCGATGGTAAAAGCCCGACAGGGCGGCTACGACGGCCGGGGGAATCTCCCAGTCGAATCACCAGACCACGCAGAGACCGTCCTCGACGAAGTCGGAGGCGACGCGCTCGTAGAGGAGATGGTCGAGTTCGTCCGCGAAATCTCCGTGATTGCGGTCAAGGGCAAAGACGAAGTGGCCACGTACACCGCGGGCGAGAACGTCCACGAGGAAGAGATTCTCCGTGAGACAGTTGTCCCCGCGCGTGCGCCAGACGCCGTTCTCGACCGCGCCCACGACGTGGCCGAATCAGTCCTCGAAATTCTGGAGGGCCGGGGCGTCTACGGCATCGAACTGTTTGAGACGGACGACGGCGAGATTCTCGTGAACGAAATCGCCCCGCGCCCGCACAACTCCGGCCACTGGACCATCGAGGGCGCGGTGACCTCGCAGTTCGAGCAACACGCCCGCGCCGTCCTCGGGTGGCCCCTCGGGTCGACGGCCCTGCGCTGTCCGACCGTCTCCGCGAACATCCTTGGCGACGTGGACGAACCGGAACCCGCCGAACTGTCGGGCGTCGAGGAGGCCCTCGCTACGCCCGGCGTCAGCCTCCACTGGTACGGCAAACGCGAGGTGCGCCCGCTGCGGAAGATGGGACACCTCACGCTCGTCGATTCACCCGACAGCGACACAGACGACTTACTCGACCGAATTCGAACCGTCCGCGACTACCTGACTTTCTCCCAATGA
- the purE gene encoding 5-(carboxyamino)imidazole ribonucleotide mutase, translated as MTVDAIQDLVDQFEREANLDQEKTPDVGIIMGSDSDLDVMSGAYDALTELGFAEVTDYENPPDAEFTFETYVISAHRTPGLMYAYAQTAADRGLDVIIAGAGGKSADLPNMTASLAYPIPVIGVPVQEKSVDSVIGMPTGAPIVAVDAGKSFNAALSAAQILARSSSALERKLVEYHESLQGDVAAVSRKLHDSGTPGFMAQRDAE; from the coding sequence ATGACCGTCGACGCAATCCAAGACCTCGTAGACCAGTTCGAACGCGAAGCGAACCTCGACCAGGAAAAGACCCCCGACGTGGGCATCATCATGGGCTCTGACTCCGACTTAGACGTGATGTCGGGAGCCTACGACGCGCTTACGGAACTCGGCTTCGCGGAGGTGACCGACTACGAGAACCCACCAGATGCCGAATTTACCTTCGAGACGTACGTCATCTCCGCGCACCGAACGCCGGGACTGATGTACGCCTACGCGCAGACGGCGGCCGACCGCGGTCTGGACGTCATCATCGCCGGCGCAGGCGGGAAATCAGCCGACCTGCCGAACATGACGGCTTCGCTCGCGTACCCGATTCCGGTCATCGGCGTCCCCGTCCAGGAGAAGTCCGTTGACTCGGTCATTGGCATGCCGACGGGCGCGCCAATCGTCGCCGTGGACGCCGGGAAATCTTTTAACGCCGCGCTTTCTGCTGCACAAATCCTCGCACGCTCCTCGTCGGCGCTCGAACGGAAGCTCGTCGAGTACCACGAAAGTCTCCAAGGAGACGTGGCGGCTGTGTCCAGGAAACTGCACGACAGCGGGACTCCCGGTTTCATGGCCCAACGCGACGCTGAGTGA
- a CDS encoding NADH-quinone oxidoreductase subunit A: protein MSNPWIAIGALAVVGVGIPLGMMAVSSLLRPSVPEQGKRAVYESGEIPTGNTRIRFNIQYYMVALLFVVFDIETVLIFPWTVIYRDAVTNAGLVQALAPMLVFIGVLVVGLAWAWRKGAVQWVKSPRAEQSRVDQ from the coding sequence ATGAGCAATCCATGGATAGCGATCGGCGCACTCGCGGTGGTCGGGGTCGGCATCCCTCTCGGTATGATGGCAGTGTCGAGTCTGCTCCGCCCCAGTGTGCCTGAGCAAGGAAAACGCGCCGTCTACGAGAGCGGCGAGATCCCGACGGGGAACACACGCATCCGGTTTAACATTCAGTACTACATGGTTGCGTTGCTGTTCGTCGTTTTCGACATCGAGACTGTCCTCATCTTCCCTTGGACAGTCATCTACCGTGACGCCGTCACCAACGCCGGGTTGGTACAGGCGCTCGCACCGATGCTTGTCTTCATCGGGGTCCTCGTCGTCGGCCTCGCGTGGGCGTGGCGCAAGGGCGCAGTGCAGTGGGTCAAAAGCCCACGGGCTGAACAATCGCGGGTGGACCAATAA
- a CDS encoding NADH-quinone oxidoreductase subunit B codes for MSNQPQNTATGTEIQSTQEARMGGGVDARFNSTLREAFGSTPFILTKFDKFMNWVRGSSMFMLQFGIACCSIEMMHTYAIKHDLDRFGAGVPRASPRQADVIIVPGTIVSKFAPRMKRVYDQMPEPKFVVGMGSCTISGGPFQEGYNVIKGAEEVIPVDIHVPGCPPRPEALIYGIAKLQERIANGETSPVTVKPYELEQFGDLARDELVDKLAEQIDEDQLVMRYNWADSP; via the coding sequence ATGAGTAATCAGCCACAAAACACGGCGACAGGTACAGAAATTCAATCAACGCAGGAGGCCCGAATGGGTGGCGGCGTCGACGCACGCTTCAATTCTACGCTTCGTGAAGCGTTCGGGTCGACCCCGTTCATCCTCACCAAGTTCGACAAGTTCATGAACTGGGTCCGGGGCTCCTCGATGTTCATGCTGCAGTTCGGTATCGCCTGCTGCAGCATCGAGATGATGCACACGTACGCCATCAAGCACGACCTGGACCGGTTCGGTGCGGGTGTGCCGCGTGCATCGCCTCGCCAGGCGGACGTCATCATCGTTCCCGGGACCATCGTCTCCAAGTTCGCGCCCCGGATGAAGCGCGTCTACGACCAGATGCCAGAGCCGAAGTTCGTCGTCGGCATGGGGTCGTGCACCATCTCCGGTGGCCCGTTCCAGGAAGGCTACAACGTCATCAAGGGCGCAGAAGAGGTCATTCCGGTGGACATCCACGTCCCCGGTTGCCCACCGCGTCCCGAGGCGCTCATCTACGGCATTGCGAAGCTTCAGGAACGCATCGCGAACGGCGAGACCAGCCCGGTCACCGTCAAGCCGTACGAACTCGAACAGTTCGGCGACCTCGCGCGTGACGAACTGGTGGACAAGCTCGCAGAACAAATCGACGAGGACCAACTCGTCATGCGCTACAACTGGGCCGACTCACCATGA
- a CDS encoding NADH-quinone oxidoreductase subunit D produces the protein MSLEEPTPDVGELPGGDVNYDALEELLGDKVLGREEHLNATAFVVRPDAVEETLLALRNEAGFDHLSCVTAQEYEDRFESIYHLRKFDAPMQEVGVVVPTARDNPVSQSGNAAFRTADWHEREAYDLVGINYEGHPDMRRILLPETWQGHPLGLDYNQEKPQIVTLDKHKNPLEPDNAQGESDTMFLNIGPHHPATHGVLHLKTVLDGEQVADVEPDIGYLHRCEEQLCQNGTYRHQIMPYPDRWDYISAGLLNEWAYARAAEDLADLEVPEYAQVIRTMSAEMCRIASHMLALGTFALDVYGDFTAIFQYAFRDREIVQNLLEDLTGQRLMFNYFRLGGVAWDLPEPREEFFGKTRDFLDELPEKMEEYHDLLTSNEIFQLRCVNTGILEPEVAKSYGVTGPVARGSGIDYDLRRDDPYGYYDKLDWDVVTMEGCDNYARVLVRLGEVEQSARIIEQCVDLLEDWPEEDREIQSNVPRTLRPDEDAEIYRTVEGAKGELGIYIRSDGTDKPARFKIRSPCFSNLQALPEIANGEYIPDLIAALGSLDIVLGEVDR, from the coding sequence ATGAGCTTAGAGGAACCAACCCCAGACGTCGGTGAACTGCCCGGTGGCGACGTCAATTACGACGCCCTCGAAGAGCTGCTCGGCGACAAAGTCCTCGGTCGCGAAGAGCACCTCAACGCGACGGCCTTCGTCGTCCGACCGGACGCCGTAGAGGAGACGCTGCTCGCGCTTCGCAACGAAGCCGGCTTCGACCACCTCTCGTGTGTGACCGCACAGGAGTACGAAGACCGCTTCGAGAGCATCTACCATCTCCGCAAGTTCGATGCGCCGATGCAGGAAGTCGGCGTCGTCGTCCCGACGGCCCGCGACAACCCGGTGAGCCAGTCCGGCAACGCGGCGTTCCGCACCGCCGACTGGCACGAGCGCGAAGCGTACGATCTCGTTGGAATCAACTACGAAGGGCACCCAGATATGCGGCGTATTCTTCTGCCCGAAACTTGGCAGGGTCACCCACTTGGGCTCGACTACAACCAGGAAAAGCCACAGATCGTCACCCTCGACAAGCACAAGAACCCGCTCGAACCGGACAACGCACAAGGTGAATCGGACACGATGTTCCTCAACATCGGTCCCCACCACCCGGCGACCCACGGTGTGCTCCACCTGAAGACGGTGCTCGACGGCGAGCAGGTGGCCGACGTCGAACCCGACATCGGCTACCTCCACCGCTGTGAGGAGCAACTCTGTCAGAACGGCACCTACCGCCACCAGATTATGCCGTACCCGGACCGCTGGGACTACATTTCTGCTGGCCTCTTGAACGAGTGGGCCTACGCACGCGCCGCAGAGGACTTAGCTGACCTCGAGGTGCCCGAGTACGCACAGGTCATCCGGACGATGAGCGCAGAGATGTGCCGCATCGCGTCGCACATGCTGGCGCTCGGGACGTTCGCACTCGACGTGTACGGCGACTTCACGGCTATCTTCCAGTACGCGTTCCGCGACCGTGAAATCGTCCAGAACCTCTTAGAGGACCTCACCGGTCAGCGGCTGATGTTCAACTACTTCCGCCTCGGCGGCGTGGCGTGGGACCTCCCAGAGCCACGCGAGGAGTTCTTCGGCAAGACTCGTGACTTCTTGGACGAGCTGCCGGAGAAGATGGAAGAGTACCACGACCTGCTGACCTCGAACGAGATCTTCCAGCTGCGGTGTGTCAACACCGGCATCCTCGAACCCGAGGTCGCCAAATCCTATGGCGTGACCGGTCCGGTCGCCCGTGGCTCCGGTATCGACTACGACCTGCGCCGCGACGACCCGTACGGCTACTACGACAAGCTCGACTGGGACGTCGTGACGATGGAGGGCTGTGACAACTACGCTCGCGTCCTCGTTCGCCTCGGCGAAGTCGAACAGTCCGCACGCATCATCGAACAGTGTGTGGATCTCTTAGAGGACTGGCCAGAAGAGGACCGCGAGATTCAGAGCAACGTGCCACGCACCCTGCGCCCCGACGAGGACGCGGAGATTTACCGCACCGTCGAAGGCGCGAAGGGTGAACTCGGCATCTACATCCGCTCTGACGGGACGGACAAGCCGGCCCGTTTCAAGATTCGCAGTCCGTGCTTCTCGAACCTGCAGGCGCTGCCGGAGATCGCAAACGGGGAGTACATCCCTGACCTCATTGCGGCCCTTGGCAGCCTCGACATCGTGCTCGGCGAGGTGGACCGGTGA